The Salmo salar chromosome ssa02, Ssal_v3.1, whole genome shotgun sequence genome segment CTACTTACTTatataataatttacattttgCAAATAATATAATGAACAACATCATAGGGTTGACATTTGCATCCAATCAATCgaataagaaaaaaaaaacatattttaaaatattttatcTGATTTTAGACATGATCATGTCTCCAGATGAAAAAACATCcacaaaagtaaaactatgtTTTTTTATGATTTCATATAAACAATATGATTTCATTTGgcaagaacaaaaacacacattctcagtcaaaaacataagtcagaacacagcctctctattctctcatgtgatttcaggtcctctgactgggaaaatgtctttccacaatgagagcagtggtatgtcttctcctcctgtgtatgtaCCCTCTGATGTGATTTCAGGTTCcctaactgagtaaaactctttccacagtgggagcattggtagggcttttctcctgtgtgcgtCCTCTCATGCTTTGTCAGGCCTTCTAAccacctaaaactctttccacagtgggaacagtcgtagggcttttctcctgtgtgtattctctcatgtgacTTCTGGCTCCCTAAACAGGTAAAAGTCattccacagtgggagcagtgataaggcttctctccagagtgtattctcttatgtattttcaggctccctaactgagtaaaactttttccacactgggaacattggaaaggcttttctcctgtgtgcgtcctctcatgccttttcaggccttctaaccacctaaaactctttccacagtgggaacagtcgtagggcttttctcctgtgtgtattctctcatgtaaCTTCTGGCTCCCTAAACAGATAAAAGTCattccacagtgggagcagtgataaggcttctctccagagtgtattctcttatgtcttttcaggctccctaactgaCTAAAActgtttccacactgggaacattggaaaggcttttctcctgtgtgtgtcctcttatGCTCTTTTAGTTTTCGTAACTTAGTAAAACTCTTTCCGCAGTAGGAGCAGTGATGTCGTTTGGCTGGTTTGGgcgtctctgggtctggttcccctgaaggactcttcctgctgtcagagggagagtctggtctctctcctgccaaagacaaacAGATTATTTTGTTAAACAGAGGcctgaatgaaacctccacatgatAAAACTGTCTTCCTATGAGGTTTAATCTAGACTACATCCCTCAATAACCCAAGGTCAGTTTTCACAACATTACATCATTAAACGTAAACTTGGTGAGATTTTAAAAACAAATAATGTAGAGCTCCCAAATCTAATCTTGTTCTCATGGGTGTCATGTTTTGGTCGAAAAATTTACTAAAATGGTCATAAAATGTACATTTCGACTTCCAAATCGAACTGcaaagatggttggaggtccacacatcagagaatgttggacttgaatgggaatatctgCTGTTTTAAATTATACAGTCAATCCTCCATAAGAAACCTGTTGAAatcataaaaataaacagaatagagagGACCATTTATGTTGACATTCAACGGTTGGACGGACCGGCGGccatctttgtggtagtaattagaagttaaaatgtaaatgtcattacAATTTCAATGATGTACTGCAGTAGTCTGAAGCAGAGGTGCAAAGCACTTAActaaaaatacttttaagtactacCTAAGTACTTTCCcttgacatccaaaagtactcgttacattttgaatgttagcatgacagaaaaatggtccaattcacacacttatcaagaaaacatccctgatcatccttactgcatctgatctgacaAATACATTGTTTGTAAATtacgtctgagtgttggagtggaccctggctatccataaaataataaaacaagaaaattgtgcggTCAGgtatgcttaatataaggaatgtgaaatgatttatactttaactTTTTATACTTAAAGGTATATTTtaggaattacatttacatttgatactttagtatatttaaaaccaaatacttttagacttttactcaagtagtattttactcggtgactttcacttgagtcattttctattaaggtatctttacttttactcaagtatgacagttgggtactttttctaccactggtcTGAAAGGACAGGTCCATTCTATGAATTCTATGTGTATaattgaaatgacacccaccctgtattcaaccGATGGCAGGCAAGACCCAAAAACCTCAGATGATGTAAAGTAGAGTCTAAACTACAACATGTGCAAACATGGAGTTTGCACGTTTTTAGATAATTGACATTAAAAAGGttaaaaatgtaataattatTTTTTGGACGGGGGGGGATTataaaacagttttaaaaaccctttttgtaagcttttaaatgataccAAACTCAACCGTTTGTCTATTCCAGTGACTaaaacatggatgtctcatgttaTGGTGGGGAATACATAATGAGTCaactttaaaatgtttttaaaaattgaacctttatttaactaggcaagtcagttaagaacaaattcttatttttaatgccggcctaggaacagtgggttaagtaccttgttcaggggcagaacgacagattttcaccttgtcagctcggggattcgatcttgcaaccttttggttacgagtccaacgctctaaccactaggctgcctgccgctacctgccgcccccacatctcctgaatgttttgccATTCAGGTCCacaaagtcactttctgaccacttcttccatgggcAAACATCTATGGACACTCTATGGATACTCTATGGACACTCaaaagggatgctgtcaaaaaagtgattgaattgaaatggatttatCCTCTATATCtacaacagggctaggctacatcctctatatctacaacagggctaggctacatcctctatatttacaacagggctaggctacatcctctacatctacaacagggctaggctacatcctctacatctacaacagggctaggctacatcctctacatctacaacagggctaggctacatcctctacatctacaacagggctaggctacatcctctatatctacaacagggctaggctacatcttctatatctacaacagggctaggctacaaCCAGAACGTATTAAACTGAGACCTCATTAAAAGATGCCAAAAAATAAAAGTTGTCAATTTCTACTTATAAAACGGGTCATATCATTAAAAAGTACCTAGAGTCCGTGTGAATTGTTTGAAGAGTAGGCTATATCATTACAAATGATATGTCTAAAAATGAGCTGGAACAGAAAGGCTACTTTTGAGATAttaatatataaaaatacatctCATAATCTAGACTCTATATAttagagcacactataaggaACATAAGGAACATAATGACTCCAAGATAATCTAGACTCTATATAttagagcacactataaggaACATAATGACTCCAAGATAATCTAGACTCTATATAttagagcacactataaggaACATAATGACTCCAAGATAATCTAGACTCTATATAttagagcacactataaggaACATAATGACTCCAAGATAATCTAGACTCTATATAttagagcacactataaggaACATAATGACTCCAAGATAATCTAGAATCTATATATTAGAGCACAATGTAAGAAGTATAATGACAACAAGATGATGTCTGTATCATGTTCACAGATCAtaggtctgacagtataatgactaaatgttgtctgtatcatgtaggggtcagaggtcatggggtctgacagtataatgactagatgttgtctgtatcatgtaggggtcagaggtcatggggtctgacagtataatgactagatgttgtctgtatcatgtaggggtcagaggtcatggggtctgacagtataatgactagatgttgtctgtatcatgtaggggtcagaggtcatggggtctgacagtataatgactagatgttgtctgtatcatgttcacagatcataggtctgacagtataatgactacatgttgtctgtatcatgtaggggtcagaggtcatggggtctgacagtataatgactagatggctgtatcatgtaggggtcagaggtcatggggtctgacagtataatgactagatgttgtctgtatcatgtaggggtcagatgtcatggggtctgacagtataatgactagatgtctgtatcatgtaggggtcagaggtcacggggtctgacagtataatgactagatgtctgtatcatgtaggggtcagaggtcacggggtctgacagtataatgactagatgtctgtatcatgtaggggtcagaggtcacggggtctgacagtataatgactagatgtctgtatcatgtagggttcagaggtcatggggtctgacagtataatgactagatgaTGTCTGTTTCATGTAGGGTtcagaggtcatggggtctgacagtataatgactagatgatgtctgtatcatgtaaggTTTAGAGGTCACGGGGTCTGACAGGAGGCATGTACAGGTCTAAAAGGTCCTATAAATGCCCTTTTATCATGGTTTTCTCAAACATGGTTTGTGTTACAAATGTAAAAAACATATCGAACATACTTCCTCCAATGAGGTTTCTATGAGAGAATTGCCAAAACAATATATTCTGAGATACGAAAAATATTATCGGCCCACGTTGGCATGGAATCGCGCTCCAGTGTAATGCAACGTAATTTGAGTCATGATAAGAGCAAGTCCATTCTGTGAGACATTAAAGATGGGATTTTGCGTGTAAATCCATTGTTAACGTGTTGTTGGTGACCCGCTCTTTGGTGGTATACACATCTTAGTTTTATCAATTCCTACATTAAACAACATATTCAAGCATAAACATTCAGTCGAACTTCGCTTTAAAACCACGcattttaagacagtacttactggtcttaatcagatctcctgtctcctcctcctctttcaatgtgacagtcatctccccctcctcctctttcactccaaaaactgcatcatccgcagtctcttcctcctcttctttaactgtaacatcctcctcctctttcactctgaacgcgtcttcctcttctttcactgaaacgtctttctcttcttctttcactgtaacagcctcaccctctacttgttgttgtattgtaacagcctcctcttcctcctcctcttcaacgagagtttctttctccgtccagcaggcctcctcttctttagcaggaggagagtagcttagtgagctcatggtcggagatgttagctagctagctggcgttCGTTAGCCTAGTAATAGGCTAATTTATCAAGCCAGCTAACTAACAACGTATATATGAAATGAAATGGGGaaactagctagctattagacATACGAATTTTTAAAACACAGATGCAACTATACAACGATTTTTGTCTATAAAGGTAgtgaggtgtctgactagctgttgttgttgaagaaacgtcccgtccactagattatacgtcacacagGCAGCgtcgcctgaaagacgcacacaTCGCCGTCAGCTGACTGGAGTGGGAAACGCAGTTGAGATCAATGTTTGTTTTATTTCCAGACAAAAAAGCTCATatttttcatttctttcatcacataataataaaataatgggcggcaagtagcctaacGATTAGAGCGGTTTCAATACCAGAGCTGAACAGGAAAACATCTGAAAGATTTgttgatgtgtccttgagcaaggcacttaacactaatttgctccagggacgctgtactactgtggctgaccctgtaaaacaacacattacactgcacctatcatactactatgactgaccctgtacaacaacacattacactgcacctatcatactactatgactgaccctgtacaacaacacattacactgcacctatatGGTGTTTTTGTATATTATTAGGAGATGTCCAAAGGAAAGCTTGTGTTGATTGATTAGTGCAGATTTGTAATGAGTATCAGTTTAAAgcatatcaccagactgcatacaaaatAGGCACTGCACGCAAGTtatactaatctcactgcaaatgGTGAGGGGGACCCCAGAATAATAATTTCTGTTGTAAAGAAATTAGTTCAACCACCACATTCACATTGACAACCCCAACTTCTGTCTCTGAAATGATCCATAATATGAGGTCAACTACCTGTCCCTGGGACCCTGTTCCCACAGGACTCATAATAGTTATCATGTTGATGTCATATTGACagagttgttgtgaagatggggagggggtATGTCTGTTATAAAAAGATGTCCTGTGTTTATGACACAACAaaatcaactgtactagttgttcaggctgTGGTCCGGTCCCGTCTTGATTACTGTCTGGTAACAGGGTGaggtgcagcaaagaaagacctagcaaagctaGCCTGTAGGCTGTAGCCTGTAGGCTGTAgcctgtaggctgtaggctgtaggctgtagcctgtaggctgtaggctgtagccTGTAGGCTGTAGCCTGTAGGCTGTAGCCTGAAGGCTGTAGCCTGTAGGCTGTAGCCTGCGGGTACCTTTCATGAATAGTGTCACGTTCTGACATGTAAGGGGTTatctgttattgtagtttggtcaggacgtggcaggggggtatttgttttatgtggttcgggtgtgtgtttatgtagaggggtgtttgatttatgtattccggggttttggtctatgttagtgtattttctATGTTCCAGTCTAGTCTTTTAGGTTCTTATGGAACCTGAAAGACCATGAAAAAGACATATaaatacacaggaggagaagacataccactgTTCTAATTGTGGAgagacattttcccagtcagaggacctgcAATCACATGAGAaaatagagaggctgtgttctgacaCGTTTTTGACTGAAATAGTGTTTACATTTCTTGTTTATATAAGAGAATGTTTTTCAAAAGATTTGCCCTCTTTTACATTTATAAAATGTGCATCTTTATGAACTTTGCCTGGATAAAAGTAAGTAAGTTACCTTGGCCTTGCCTGGTGTGAACCTTTCTGTAGCATAAGACAGCTTAATGTACAAGTCCCCGTGGACAGGACGCTTAGCCCCAATCTATTTTCTTAaagctgagtgccaagcagacgCACCTGGTCCCCATTTTTaaagtctttggtatgactcagGCGGGGAACCAACTaccaaccttccaatctcagggaGGACACTAACCACAAGGGCAATGAGTTGATTGTGATTAAAATAAAATTgtaattaaaataaaatgtttttggaTACAAGTATAAACCCTTTGATGTTCATTAAATGTTTtggatatattttttaaatgtaaatgatTAAATAGATGAATAGAATGTGCATTTCTTCATTCTAACCTTGAAACATCTTGAATTTTGTCTGTGTTACATTGAGTTAATTTGTGTACTAGTCATCAAGCTaaatcagtattattaaaacatcactacctcatgaatgttcccatcagtattattaaaacactcactacctcatgaatgttcccatcagtatttttaaaacattcactacatcatgaatgttcccatcagtattattaaaacactcactacctcatgaatgttcccatcagtattattaaaacactcactacctcatgaatgttcccatcagtattattaaaacactcactacctcatgaatgttcccatcagtattattaaaacactcactacctcatggctgttcccatcagtattattaaaacattcactacatcatggctgttcccatcagtattactaaaacactacctcatgaatgttcccatcagtattattaaaacactcactacctcatgaatgttcccatcagtattattaaaacactcactacctcatgaatgttcccatcagtattattaaaacactcactacctcatgaatgttcccatcagtattattaaaacactcactacctcatgaatgttcccatcagtattattaaaacattcactacatcatggctgttcccatcagtattactaaaacactacctcatgaatgttcccatcagtattattaaaacactcactacctcatgaatgttcccatcagtattattaaaacactcactacctcatgaatgttcccatcagtattattaaaacattcactacatcatggctgttcccatcagtattactaaaacactacctcatgaatgttcccatcagtaatattaaaacactacctcatgaatgttcccatcagcATTATTCCACCATATCAGAGAAAACACAGGTGCTGATTGTTAAAAGGAATTGATTAATGAAACATATTTTGGTCTGAATATTAATAAAGTGTGGAATGCCATTAGTGGactttcattatatacatctacaacaCGTATatgaaaaaaaactgaaatatcacatttacataagtattcagaccctttactttgttgaagcacctttggcaccgaTTAAATCCTCTATttttcttgggtataacgctacaagcttggcacagtttctcccattcttctctgcagatcctctcaagctctgtcaggttggatggggagcattgctgcacaaatattttcaggtctctccagagatgttagatcgtgttcaagtctggggtcttgctgggccactcaaggacattcagagacttgtcctgaagccactcctactttgtcttggctgtgtgcttagggttgttgtcctgttggaaggtgaaccttcgacccagtctgagcgctctggagcaggttttcatcaaggatctctctgtactttgctctgttcatctttccctcgatcctgactagtcttccagtccctgctgctgaaaaacatccccacagcatgatgctgccaccaccatgcttcaccgtagggatgataccaggtttcctccagatgtaacgcttgacattcaggccaaagagttcaatcttggtttcatcagaccagagaatcttgtttctcatggtctgaaagtcctttaggtgccttttggcaaactccaaaacgagctgtcatgtgccttttactgaggagtggcttccgtctggccactctatcacaaaggcctgattggtggagtgctgcggagatggttgtccttctggaaggttcttccatctccacagaggaactctggagctgtcaGAGTGCCCATtgggatcttggtcacctccctgaccaatgcccttctcccctgattgctcagtttggccaggcggccagttcTAGTAAGAGTCCTAGAAGATTGTGGAGGCtgttcagtgtggcttttgacattatcgatcatagtttgctgctggagaaatgtaagtgttatggctttacaccacctgctatattgtggataaagagttacctgtctaacagaacacagaattgtagatatgtggtattggagtaggggcctgagggcacacacttaatgtgttgtagatatgtggtagtagagtagtgaccTGAGGActcacacttaatgtgttgtagatatgtggtagtgacactaagtggcagtgtttttacaactaatgccggtttgcctgaggctgatgccgtgcaggtgtttgtacacattgtggcaaagaagggggtcgagtgataaatggcagatatgtgagggcagaactaataaacggctctgcccgatcactaaaatggccaccccgatcagaactacagatcacaaaatggccgactgccaaaactacaattcccagaggcaaggggaaccctcagaaggtggagccgacccacagataaaaggtcaagaaaaaccaggaagagagagagagggcgggaaggatctatgaaccatagagaaagagacaatctacattggctggatttaccgtgtacgagctggactgttttggacttacctgttggcgtttagacctggacctaccgagaaccagatttgtgtaccgaaccctgctatccttgaccttacctgcggcctgggtggaccaggacagcgaaacaaacacacaggtactgtcatgttcgaaagaactttcattctgggctgactttggtgacagtttcccacttaatttgtgacaaatgctcctaactttgaagaggtttgccacaacaTGCATATACACAAACTCTCattcaaacaaacacatacaagaacacacacatacatgtaattgtGCCAGAcaggcacacaaacatatacagttggcattgctgttatgatttcagttgtccttgatgtcctttgtttaaaTTTATTCTTTTGTTAGATTTTttatttgcattgttgtttgctgttttcttctgtcttttccttttatctcattagttcattctcttggttgttggtgcattgggggttcttgggggtggggaatggaattaactgtatttttttctcttcctgggggggactgtgggagtggtctcgaatggttgagggacagctattggggaactgtggggggatcttggagggttcgggttcacgttttttggcctggtggtagatcggtcaacatgcccttgagcagggcattgaccctggatgcttctgtttgacgctctgaatgggaatctgttggatgactggtatgatgtcgttattgagcggcttcactgcaagtatattgtatgtttcgaatattcaataaataaaaataaataaaaaacttacTGGAGCTTCAAGGCCGGTTCATCTTGCACTCCAGCACTTCTTCCCAGTGGTGAGAGGACAACATCTCATATTCCTCCCAGTGCTGAGAGGACAACATCTCATATTCCTCCCAGTGCTGAGAGGACAACATCTCATATTCCTCCCAGTGCTGAGAGGACAACATCTCATATTCCTCTCAGTGCTGAGAGGACAACATGACACGGACAGACGACACAAACGTGGTTGAACACAACAACTGCCAGGGCGGACTGATGACACGGCTCTCTCAATGGCCATTGCATCAGGTAGAATGGGAGCTACTGCTTTGGGCAAACAGACACCTTACATCCCTCAGAGCAATATACCTGCCGGGGTTGAAGAATCAGGCAGCAGATCTTCTCTCCAGAGGAGGCCCTCTTCCTTCAGACTGGAGGATACAGCCCACGGTAGTGGAGATGATCTGGGCGTGATTCGGAACGGCCATCGTCGATCTGTTTGCATCGCGAGACTCAACCAATTTTCGTATGTGGTTCTCCATAAAGGGTCCAGCAGGCCCACATCGGGGGGTCGATGCCCTATCACTCAGATGGCCCAACGGGAGGCTGCTGTAGGCGTTTCCACCAATTCCGTTGATCCACTCAGGACTTTAGGAAGATCacgctagagacagagagagagagcatcagttCTACTTGTTGCTCCACGTTGGCCACAGCATCACTTGTTTTCAGACCTTGTACAGCGAACAACCTCCCAACCATGGGAACTCCCTCATCGAAACGGACCTCCTGTCACAACGATTTGTGACAAGTTTGtgacagcttaccgatcattgcacctgtacacagcccatctgtaaatagcacacctcatcctcatattgttattttctttttttgctcctttgtaccccagtatctctacttgcacattcatcttctgcacatctatcacttcagtgtaacttcattgggatagggggcagtatttccacatccggatgaaaagcgtgcccaaagtaaactgcctgtttctcaggcccagaagctaagatatgcatataattggtagatatagatagaaaacactctaaagtttctcaaactgttaaaattatgtctgtgagtataacatgacttatttggcaggtgaaaccccgaggacaaaccatccaggagtTTAATTTTCTTTTGCTGCAGGAAAGTCCTCCAGGAGCTGATGGCTGCAGGGAAGTCCTTATCTACATTGAAAGTATACATGGCAGCCATCTCTACTGGTCATGACCAGATTACTGCTGCGTCACATCCTCTAGAATCACTatttgtaacggtcgtcgtagtgaatggaccaaggcgcagcaggtacgtgaatgctcatgtttattttacaaaataaaacacaaaaacaatgaacggacgacaaacagtcttgcaggcaacacacagctatgcaaagaacAACTTCCCATaaaacccaaacaaaacacacctcttctatataggaccttcaatcagaggcaatgaggaacagttgcctccaattgaaggccaaatcaataaactaaacatagaacctaaaagactagactagaacatagaccaaaaccccggaatacataaatcaaacacccctctacaaaaacacacacgcctaaccacataaaacaaatacccccctgccacgtcctgaccaaactacaataacagataaccccttactggtcagaacgtgacagtacccccccaaaggtgcggaccccggatgcacctcacacaaaaaaaattaacacaaaataaaccccccaaataaagggagggaagggagggtggctgccgtcaccgacggttcccgtgctacaccccccgtccccaatcctcctactgtggaggtggctcaggctctggcctaagtcccccacctaacctgtccacccccgctgaatacaTATTTAAtgttacccctcccgaagtctctgtgctatggcgcatcgctgaagacctcgggctgatgtgcgttgctggagacctcaggctgatgcgcatcgctggagacctcgggctgaagggcgactctggatGCGCCGATTCTGGACTGTCGGGTGACTCTCGCtgcgtcggttccggactgtagggcgactctcgctgcgtcggtttcggactgtaggccgtctcactcggttccggactgtgggccgtctcactcggtttcggactgtgggccgtctgactcggttccggactgtgggccgtctgactcggttccggactgtgggccgtctcactcggttccggactgtgggccgtctctcttggttccggactttgggccatctctagacggggcactgtcgccggacacactggacggggcactgtcgtcggaagctctggaagttctggacggggtactgtcgtcggaagctctggacggggactgcgcactgaaagcctgatgcatggggctggtagtggagataccagactggagacacgcaccccaaggctagtgcgaggagcaggaacaggacaagttggactgggctgacgcactggaagcctggtgcgtggtgctggctttagatgtgccagactggaaacacgcgggaacaggatacactggaccatgggtaagcactggaggtctggagcgcacctcctgcacaacccgtccggGCTGGATGGtcatagtagccctgtacgagcggagtgctggcacagggcgaactgg includes the following:
- the LOC123732454 gene encoding zinc finger protein 239-like; translation: MTVTLKEEEETGDLIKTRERPDSPSDSRKSPSGEPDPETPKPAKRHHCSYCGKSFTKLRKLKEHKRTHTGEKPFQCSQCGNSFSQLGSLKRHKRIHSGEKPYHCSHCGMTFICLGSQKLHERIHTGEKPYDCSHCGKSFRWLEGLKRHERTHTGEKPFQCSQCGKSFTQLGSLKIHKRIHSGEKPYHCSHCGMTFTCLGSQKSHERIHTGEKPYDCSHCGKSFRWLEGLTKHERTHTGEKPYQCSHCGKSFTQLGNLKSHQRVHTQEEKTYHCSHCGKTFSQSEDLKSHERIERLCSDLCF